Proteins encoded within one genomic window of Arachis ipaensis cultivar K30076 chromosome B08, Araip1.1, whole genome shotgun sequence:
- the LOC107613718 gene encoding probable carboxylesterase 15: MVQEKKLVENVSGWLRIYDDGSVDRTWTGPPEAKFMAEPVPPHEEFIDGVATRDITVAESNRSVRLYLPEITSADKEKLPVVVHFQGGGFCISEPDWFMYYNMYTRFARAARFICVSPFLRRAPEHRLPAAIEDGFSTLLWLQSVAKGESKELWLEKHADFSRVFLIGDSSGGNVVHEVAALAGKASLKPLRLAGAIPVHPGFLRSTRSKSELEKPQSPFLTLDMLDNFLALALPVGSTKDHPITCPMGEAAPPLSGLKLPPFLVCLAEMDLIWDTEMEYYEAMKKANHDVELFVSKGMTHSFYLNKIAVDMDPNTAAETEALIARVKEFIEKH; the protein is encoded by the coding sequence ATGGTGCAAGAGAAAAAACTTGTGGAGAATGTCTCCGGTTGGCTCAGAATTTACGACGACGGTTCAGTAGACCGTACGTGGACCGGTCCACCGGAAGCGAAGTTCATGGCCGAGCCAGTACCACCCCATGAAGAATTCATTGACGGAGTTGCCACCCGCGACATAACCGTCGCGGAAAGCAACCGCTCCGTCCGACTTTACCTTCCCGAGATTACATCTGCTGACAAGGAAAAGCTGCCGGTAGTTGTCCATTTCCAGGGTGGCGGGTTCTGCATTAGCGAACCGGACTGGTTTATGTACTATAACATGTACACCCGGTTCGCTCGAGCCGCTCGGTTCATTTGTGTGTCTCCTTTCCTTCGTCGTGCACCCGAACACCGCCTTCCGGCAGCCATTGAAGACGGCTTTTCGACTCTACTCTGGCTACAATCTGTAGCCAAAGGAGAGTCAAAGGAGTTGTGGCTTGAGAAACACGCGGATTTCAGCCGTGTATTTCTCATAGGAGACAGCTCCGGCGGGAACGTTGTGCATGAAGTTGCTGCCTTGGCAGGTAAGGCAAGTCTCAAACCGCTCCGGTTGGCCGGAGCTATCCCGGTTCACCCAGGATTTCTTCGATCAACCAGAAGCAAATCAGAGCTTGAAAAACCGCAATCACCTTTCTTGACTCTAGACATGTTGGACAATTTCCTGGCGTTAGCTTTGCCGGTGGGGAGTACTAAGGATCACCCAATAACTTGCCCGATGGGGGAAGCGGCGCCGCCGCTTAGCGGGCTGAAACTGCCGCCGTTTTTAGTGTGCCTTGCGGAGATGGATTTGATATGGGATACAGAGATGGAATACTATGAAGCAATGAAGAAGGCAAATCATGATGTGGAGCTCTTTGTTAGCAAAGGAATGACACACAGTTTTTATCTTAACAAAATTGCGGTGGATATGGATCCAAATACTGCTGCTGAAACTGAAGCTCTTATTGCAAGGGTCAAAGAGTTCATTGAGAAGCACTAA